The Saliniramus fredricksonii genome segment GGCAAGCGTGCGGTCATCCTCGCGCAGATAGGCGTTGCCGCTGTTGTCGACAGGAATACCAGCTTCCTGCAGGGTTTTCACCACATCAAACGCGTACTCCTGAACCCGTGAGTTCAGCGCCGACGGGTCATCGCGGCGCACAGCGAGCATGACCTGTTCGAAGTCACCCGCACGCATCTCCGGAAGCAACGTCCCCACGAGACTCACCGGCACAGCCGGGCCGTCGGACTTGACGCCTCCGACGCCCTGCAGCGCGCTGGCGAAGGCCTGATCCGTGGCAGCCGTCTTGGGCTGCGCAACAGGATTGGTCTGGAGGTTCGAAACCGGATTGGAAAGACCTGCAATCATATTTGAAAACTCCTTACACGGAAAATCGCGTGCACAAATAACATTATTAACTATATATATCAAATATAATTTCTAATGATGTATACATATTTATAATATAGAAAAACCTTATTCTGGAGCCATGCCGCCGAACCGGCATGCCTGCCGGAATGCCCGAGCCGGGCCTTTTCCAGTCGCGATGCTTTCCAGACAGCCACAAAAGCCCTATCTCTCGCGCAGCGCCCGGAAACCGTGCCCAGAGCGATTGCAGAACCGAAGAAGAGCATCATGAATCAAGCCGTCAAACCCGCCGCCCTCGCCGTTGACCCCGCGCGCGAAGCGGAGTACCGCGCCATCCGCCTGCCGGAGGATCATCCGCCGGTGAAGGCCGGACGAGTCGGTGTTCTCCTGATGAATCTCGGCACGCCCGAGGCGACGGATTACTGGTCGATGCGCGCCTATCTGAAGGAATTCCTCTCCGACCAGCGTGTGATCGAGACCTCGCGCTGGCTCTGGTGGCCGATCCTCAATCTGATCATCCTGCAGACGCGCCCCAAGAAGAAGGGTCGCGACTACGATACGATCTGGAATCACGAGAAGAACGAAGGCCCGCTCAAGACCATCACCCGCGCCCAGGCCGAGCAGACGATGGCTGCACTCAGGGACGAATTCGGCGATCGCATCAGCGTCGACTGGGCCATGCGCTACGGCAAGCCCCCGGTAAAGGACGCGCTCGAGAAGCTCCTCGCCGAGGGCTGCGACCGGATCCTGCTGGTGCCGCTCTACCCGCAATATTCCGCTGCGACCTCCGCCACCGCCTGCGACAAGGCCTTTGAGGCACTGATGCAGATGCGCTGGCAGCCGAGCGTGCGCGTGGCGCCGCCCTATCACGACGATCCGGTCTATATCGACGCGCTCGCCGATTCGATGCAGGCGTCGCTCGCCAAGCTCGATTTCGAGCCCGACGTGATCCTCACCTCGTTCCACGGGGTGCCGAAATCCTATCTGATGAAGGGCGACCCCTATCATTGCCAATGCGCCAAGACCTCGCGCCTGTTGCGTGAGCGCATGGGCTGGTCGGCGGATCGCTGGAAGCTGACCTTCCAGTCGCGTTTCGGGCCCGAGGAGTGGCTGCAGCCCTATACCGACGAGACGGTGAAGGGGCTCGCCGAGAGCGGCGTGAAGAAGATCGCCCTCGTCGCCCCCGGCTTCTCCGCCGATTGCCTGGAGACGCTCGAAGAGCTCGACGGCGAGAACCGCGAGATCTTCATGGAGCACGGCGGCGAGCAATTCGCCTATCTGCCCTGCCTCAATGACAGCACCGAGGGCATGCGCGTGATCGAACACATCGTGCGGCGCGAATTGCAGGGTTGGCTCTGAGCTGACCGAAGCGACCGGCGGCGCCTCAGGCGCTCGCCGCGTCGAGCTTCACCATCACCTCCGAGGGAAGCTTGACGGAGAGCGCACCGACGAGTTGCGCCAGCTGATCAAGGCTGGTGGCACTCGCGATCGGCGCGGCGACGGTGGGGCGCGCCATCAGCCATGCCAGCGCGACCTGCGCGGGTTTGATGTCCAGATCCGCCGCGACGCTGTCGACCGCGTCGAGAATGCGAAAGCCGCGTTCATTGACGTAGCGCCCGGCCCGCGCCGCCCGCGCCCGCCCTGCGAGATCGGATTCGGAGCGGTATTTCCCGGTAAGGAAGCCGGCGGCGAGGGAGAAATACGGGATCACGCCGATCTGTTCCTTGGCGCAGAGCGGCGCGAAGGTGCTTTCGAAAGTCTGGCGTTCGCAAAGATTGTATTCCGGCTGCAGCGTCTCGTAACGCGGCAACCCCTGCTCATGCGACGTCGTGAGCGATTCCTGCAGGCGTTCGCTGCGCATGTTCGAGGCGCCGATCACCCGCACCTTCCCTGCCTTGACCAGTGAGTGATAGGCCTCCAGCGTCTCGGCAACGGGGGTGTTCTCATCGTCGAAATGGGTCTGGTAGAGATCGATGTAATCGGTGCGCAACCGGCGCAGCGAATCCTCGACGCCGCTGATGATCCGCTCCCGTGAGAGCCCCTGGCGCCCGGGGCCCATGTCGCAGCCGATCTTGGTGGCCAGCACGACCTTGTCACGGTTGCCGCGGGCGGCGAACCATTCGCCGAGGATCGTCTCCGATTCACCGCCCTGATGCCCCTCCACCCAGCGCGAATAGCCGTCGGCCGTATCGACGAAATTGCAGCCTGCATCGAGGAAGGCGTCCAGCAGGCGCAACGAAGTCGCGCGATCGGCGGTCCAGCCGAAGACGTTGCCGCCGAAACAAAGAGGCGTGACGACGAGATCGGAACGACCGAGGCGGCGTTGTTGCATGACGGACTCCCAGCAGACGAAGCAATGACTCGCTGTGGAGCATAGTGCCTTTGCGCGCGAACGCCATCGGGGCATTTTCCAAGCTGCAGGCGCATGGATACCCGCCTTCGCCCCAGGCGCGTATCGCAATCACGATTTCGACAACTTTTTGTCACGCCCGCGCCGGACACGGAGCCGAACATTGCAATGAAGACGTGCGGCTGATTCGCGTCACGCCCGTCAAAGCGGCTCGAATTCGGGAAACGCCGTATGAGCGAGGAACCGTTACGCTTCTGCCTTACCTGCCGTGCTGCGGTCGTGCTGGTCCTCGCCGGCGGCATTGCGCTCACGGCCAACGGGCTCGGTTACACGCTGGAGCAGGCGAATACCGGCAGCGCCATCATGGTAGAGGCCGAGCCGATCATGCTGTTCGAGACTGAATCGAGCCGCTCGACCGGTTCATATGCACCGCATTTTACCGAGACGGAGGCCCATGGCGAGATCTGAGCGGGCGCGTCATAGCACCCCCGCCTTGCTGCCGTCATAGACGGCATACGGTTCGCGCATTGTGACGAGCTCCTCGGCGGCGCTGGGATGCACTGCGATGGTACGGTCGAAATCGGCCTTCGTCGCGCCCATGGTCACGGCGACACCGGCGAGCTGGATCATCTCGCCCGAATCCGGGCCAAGCAGATGCACGCCGAGCACCTTGTCTGTCTCGGCATCCACGATGATCTTCATGAAGAC includes the following:
- the hemH gene encoding ferrochelatase, encoding MNQAVKPAALAVDPAREAEYRAIRLPEDHPPVKAGRVGVLLMNLGTPEATDYWSMRAYLKEFLSDQRVIETSRWLWWPILNLIILQTRPKKKGRDYDTIWNHEKNEGPLKTITRAQAEQTMAALRDEFGDRISVDWAMRYGKPPVKDALEKLLAEGCDRILLVPLYPQYSAATSATACDKAFEALMQMRWQPSVRVAPPYHDDPVYIDALADSMQASLAKLDFEPDVILTSFHGVPKSYLMKGDPYHCQCAKTSRLLRERMGWSADRWKLTFQSRFGPEEWLQPYTDETVKGLAESGVKKIALVAPGFSADCLETLEELDGENREIFMEHGGEQFAYLPCLNDSTEGMRVIEHIVRRELQGWL
- a CDS encoding aldo/keto reductase → MQQRRLGRSDLVVTPLCFGGNVFGWTADRATSLRLLDAFLDAGCNFVDTADGYSRWVEGHQGGESETILGEWFAARGNRDKVVLATKIGCDMGPGRQGLSRERIISGVEDSLRRLRTDYIDLYQTHFDDENTPVAETLEAYHSLVKAGKVRVIGASNMRSERLQESLTTSHEQGLPRYETLQPEYNLCERQTFESTFAPLCAKEQIGVIPYFSLAAGFLTGKYRSESDLAGRARAARAGRYVNERGFRILDAVDSVAADLDIKPAQVALAWLMARPTVAAPIASATSLDQLAQLVGALSVKLPSEVMVKLDAASA